A genomic segment from Nodularia sphaerocarpa UHCC 0038 encodes:
- the argH gene encoding argininosuccinate lyase: protein MTKEQTWSQRFESALHPAIARFNASIGFDIELIEYDLTGSQAHAKMLAHTGIISPSEGEELVAGLEQIRQEYRQGNFQPGIDAEDVHFAVERRLTEIVGDVGKKLHTARSRNDQVGTDTRLYLRDQIQEIRNHLREFQGVLLDIAEQHVETLIPGYTHLQRAQPLSLAHHLMAYFQMAQRDWERLEDVSRRVNISPLGCGALAGTTFPIDRHYTAELLHFESIYANSLDGVSDRDFAIEFLCAASLIMVHLSRLSEEIILWSSEEFRFITLKDSCATGSSIMPQKKNPDVPELVRGKTGRVFGHLQAMLVIMKGLPLAYNKDLQEDKEGLFDSVHTIKASLEAMTILLREGLEFRTQRLAAAVAEDFSNATDVADYLAARGVPFREAYNLVGKVVKTSIAAGKLLKDLTLEEWQELHPAFAADIYEAISPRQVVAARNSYGGTGFTQVNQAISTARAQISQ, encoded by the coding sequence ATGACTAAAGAACAAACGTGGAGTCAGCGATTTGAATCAGCATTGCATCCGGCGATCGCTCGTTTTAATGCCAGTATAGGTTTTGACATTGAATTAATCGAATATGACCTGACAGGTTCTCAAGCTCATGCCAAAATGTTGGCTCACACAGGGATTATTTCCCCATCTGAGGGCGAAGAACTGGTGGCGGGTTTAGAACAAATTCGCCAAGAATACCGCCAAGGCAATTTTCAGCCGGGAATTGATGCGGAAGATGTCCATTTTGCTGTGGAACGGCGATTGACGGAAATTGTGGGTGATGTGGGTAAAAAGCTGCATACCGCGCGATCGCGTAATGACCAAGTTGGTACTGACACGAGACTTTATCTCCGCGACCAAATCCAAGAAATCCGAAATCACTTGCGGGAATTTCAAGGTGTATTGCTAGATATAGCCGAACAGCACGTTGAAACTTTAATTCCTGGCTATACTCACCTACAACGCGCCCAACCCCTGAGTTTAGCTCATCACCTCATGGCATATTTCCAAATGGCGCAACGGGACTGGGAACGCCTGGAGGATGTTTCCCGCCGAGTCAATATTTCGCCTCTGGGGTGTGGTGCATTGGCGGGGACAACTTTCCCCATTGACAGACATTACACAGCCGAACTCTTGCATTTTGAGAGTATTTATGCTAATAGCTTGGACGGAGTGAGCGATCGCGACTTTGCCATTGAATTTCTCTGTGCTGCTAGCTTAATCATGGTTCACCTCAGCCGTCTTTCAGAAGAAATTATTCTTTGGTCATCTGAAGAATTTCGTTTTATCACCCTCAAAGATAGCTGTGCAACGGGTTCGAGCATTATGCCTCAAAAGAAAAACCCCGACGTACCAGAATTAGTACGAGGAAAAACCGGGCGGGTATTTGGTCATCTCCAAGCAATGCTGGTAATTATGAAAGGGCTACCCCTGGCATACAATAAAGACCTACAAGAAGATAAAGAAGGTTTATTTGACAGCGTTCACACCATCAAAGCTTCTCTAGAAGCAATGACAATATTATTGCGCGAAGGTTTAGAATTTCGTACGCAGCGTTTAGCAGCAGCCGTAGCTGAAGATTTTTCCAATGCTACCGATGTAGCAGATTATCTAGCAGCTAGGGGTGTGCCTTTCCGAGAAGCCTATAACCTCGTGGGGAAAGTAGTAAAAACCAGTATTGCCGCAGGTAAACTTTTAAAAGATTTGACACTAGAAGAGTGGCAAGAATTACATCCAGCATTTGCCGCAGATATTTATGAAGCAATATCCCCCCGTCAAGTTGTAGCAGCACGCAACAGTTACGGTGGTACAGGTTTTACACAGGTAAATCAGGCTATTTCTACAGCCCGCGCTCAAATTAGTCAATAG
- the larB gene encoding nickel pincer cofactor biosynthesis protein LarB, with amino-acid sequence MTQPETLRSLLEAVANGKVTPDMALDSLKDLAYEPVGEFAKIDHHRELRTGFPEVIWGPGKTDVQIAQIMEAMRLRNSVVMATRIEPAVYTALKLKITDLQYYELARICAITPPTIEPKIGGLIGILSAGTADLAVAEEAAVTAELSGFRVQRLWDVGVAGIHRLLSNRDLISSSSVLIVVAGMEGALPSVVAGLADCPVIAVPTSIGYGASFGGLAPLLTMLNSCASGVGVVNIDNGFGAAILAGQILRTAEKLRIAFSIS; translated from the coding sequence GTGACTCAACCTGAAACTTTGCGATCGCTCCTCGAAGCCGTTGCCAATGGTAAAGTTACCCCAGATATGGCTTTAGACTCACTCAAAGATTTAGCCTATGAACCTGTGGGTGAGTTTGCCAAAATTGACCACCATCGCGAACTCAGAACTGGTTTTCCCGAAGTAATTTGGGGGCCAGGTAAAACAGACGTACAGATTGCTCAAATTATGGAGGCGATGCGTCTCCGTAACTCGGTGGTAATGGCTACCCGCATTGAACCAGCAGTTTATACCGCACTAAAGCTCAAGATTACAGATTTGCAGTATTACGAATTGGCGCGAATTTGTGCCATTACTCCCCCAACCATCGAACCAAAAATTGGCGGGTTAATTGGGATTCTCTCGGCTGGTACTGCTGATCTAGCCGTAGCTGAAGAAGCTGCTGTGACAGCAGAACTTTCTGGCTTTCGGGTACAGCGTCTTTGGGATGTGGGTGTTGCGGGTATTCACCGCTTGCTCAGTAATCGCGATCTGATTTCATCATCATCAGTTCTGATTGTTGTGGCTGGAATGGAGGGCGCTTTACCCAGCGTTGTGGCTGGTTTGGCAGATTGTCCGGTGATTGCGGTTCCTACCAGCATCGGTTATGGCGCGAGTTTTGGCGGTTTAGCTCCCTTATTGACAATGCTCAACTCCTGTGCATCTGGTGTGGGTGTGGTGAATATTGATAATGGGTTTGGTGCTGCTATTCTCGCGGGGCAAATTTTGCGAACAGCCGAGAAATTACGGATAGCCTTTTCTATATCTTGA